In Microbacterium pumilum, the following proteins share a genomic window:
- a CDS encoding LacI family DNA-binding transcriptional regulator, with translation MQDVADHVGVSRQLVSLVLRDVPGPSPAARERILAAAAQLGYRANASARLLRQKRTRLIGAVYAMRNPFESQLVEQLFARAAGRDFGVVLGPVTAGRTVEQVIDELMEQRVEAVVGFGPPEWNAYVERIGATVPTVWLGGPAPEPHDNVHIDDDEGMRVAVAHLRSLGHEHIAHVRGEGSAGEARAEGYRLAMRLSGLADGIDVVGAGWGEEDGAAAARGFLARPALPTAVICGGDQSAAGLVAVFTAEGVAIPGDVSVVGWDDSYVARLSYHRFTSVRQDLDATADAALDAVLHRMADPSSPRVLILTPARLIERSSTGPVRSAA, from the coding sequence ATGCAAGATGTCGCCGATCACGTCGGCGTCTCACGCCAGTTGGTCTCGCTCGTGCTGCGAGACGTCCCGGGTCCGAGTCCGGCCGCCCGGGAGAGGATACTCGCAGCTGCGGCCCAGCTGGGTTATCGCGCGAACGCATCCGCTCGGCTGCTGCGTCAGAAGCGCACCCGGCTGATCGGCGCCGTGTACGCGATGCGGAACCCGTTCGAATCGCAGCTCGTGGAGCAGCTCTTCGCGAGGGCGGCGGGCCGCGACTTCGGGGTGGTGCTGGGTCCGGTGACCGCAGGTCGCACCGTGGAGCAGGTCATCGATGAGCTCATGGAGCAGCGCGTTGAAGCGGTGGTCGGATTCGGACCCCCGGAGTGGAACGCCTACGTCGAGCGGATCGGTGCGACGGTTCCGACGGTGTGGCTCGGCGGTCCGGCACCGGAACCCCACGACAACGTCCACATCGACGATGACGAAGGGATGAGGGTGGCGGTCGCGCACCTGCGCTCACTCGGTCATGAGCACATCGCCCACGTGCGCGGTGAGGGCTCGGCGGGCGAAGCGCGCGCCGAGGGGTACCGGCTGGCGATGCGCCTGAGCGGACTCGCCGATGGGATCGATGTGGTGGGTGCCGGGTGGGGCGAAGAGGACGGCGCCGCCGCCGCGCGGGGGTTTCTGGCGCGCCCGGCGCTGCCCACCGCTGTGATCTGCGGTGGCGATCAATCCGCCGCTGGGCTGGTCGCGGTGTTCACAGCCGAAGGAGTCGCCATCCCGGGCGATGTCTCGGTCGTGGGCTGGGACGACAGCTATGTCGCACGGCTGTCGTACCACCGGTTCACGTCCGTGCGGCAGGATCTGGATGCGACTGCCGATGCGGCGCTGGATGCCGTCCTGCACCGGATGGCTGATCCCTCCAGCCCACGAGTGCTCATCCTGACTCCTGCGCGTCTCATCGAGCGCAGTTCGACGGGGCCGGTGCGCTCCGCCGCCTGA
- a CDS encoding carboxymuconolactone decarboxylase family protein yields the protein MSEPTPAQRAIGDFAPKLVELTDEVLFGDIWARAGLAPRDRSLITVATLIANGSTEQLVSHLRLARTNGLTEDELKEVIIHLAFYAGWPRAMSAITVAKKVFAEDVA from the coding sequence ATGTCCGAACCCACACCCGCGCAACGCGCGATCGGCGACTTCGCCCCGAAACTCGTCGAACTCACCGACGAGGTCCTCTTCGGCGACATCTGGGCGCGCGCCGGACTCGCTCCCCGCGACCGCAGTCTCATCACTGTCGCGACCCTCATCGCGAATGGCTCCACCGAGCAGCTCGTCAGCCATCTCAGGCTCGCTCGCACGAACGGACTCACCGAGGACGAGCTCAAGGAAGTCATCATCCACCTCGCCTTCTATGCCGGGTGGCCGCGTGCGATGAGTGCGATCACCGTCGCCAAGAAGGTCTTCGCCGAAGACGTCGCCTGA
- a CDS encoding aldo/keto reductase, whose translation MQTVTLNNGIEMPILGFGVYQVGPEETEAAVTAALAAGYRSIDTAAAYQNEEAVGAAIAKSGIPRDELFITTKLWVQAAPAEENTAKAFDDSLRKLGLDYVDLYLIHQPFGDYYGQWRAMEKVNRDGRTRAIGVSNFPADRIIDLILNNEIKPAVNQIETNPFHQRVDYQDILTTEGVQIESWGPFAEGKNGLFTNQLLAGIGEKYGKSIAQVVLRWMIQRNVVVIPKSVNPDRMAQNLDVFDFALTDDDMAQIATLDEGSSQFFDHRDPDMVRWLAARRLGS comes from the coding sequence ATGCAGACCGTCACCCTCAACAACGGGATCGAAATGCCCATCCTCGGCTTCGGCGTCTATCAGGTCGGGCCCGAAGAGACCGAGGCTGCGGTCACCGCCGCCCTCGCCGCCGGCTACCGGTCGATCGACACCGCCGCCGCGTATCAGAACGAGGAAGCGGTCGGCGCCGCGATCGCCAAGTCCGGCATCCCGCGGGACGAGCTGTTCATCACCACCAAGCTCTGGGTGCAGGCCGCGCCCGCCGAGGAGAACACCGCGAAAGCCTTCGACGACTCGCTCCGCAAGCTCGGGCTCGACTACGTCGACCTGTACCTGATCCACCAGCCGTTCGGCGACTACTACGGCCAGTGGCGGGCCATGGAGAAGGTCAACCGCGACGGCCGTACCCGCGCGATCGGCGTGTCGAACTTCCCTGCCGACCGGATCATCGACCTCATCCTCAACAACGAGATCAAGCCCGCCGTCAACCAGATCGAGACGAATCCGTTCCACCAGCGCGTCGACTATCAGGACATCCTCACGACCGAGGGTGTGCAGATCGAGTCGTGGGGGCCGTTCGCAGAGGGCAAGAACGGGCTGTTCACGAACCAGCTGCTCGCCGGCATCGGCGAGAAGTACGGCAAGTCCATCGCGCAGGTGGTGCTCCGCTGGATGATCCAGCGAAACGTCGTCGTCATCCCCAAGTCGGTCAATCCCGACCGCATGGCGCAGAACCTCGACGTGTTCGACTTCGCGCTCACCGACGACGACATGGCCCAGATCGCCACCCTCGACGAAGGCAGTTCTCAGTTCTTCGACCACCGCGATCCCGACATGGTCCGCTGGCTCGCCGCGCGCAGGCTCGGCAGCTGA
- the ddaH gene encoding dimethylargininase: MPRLLVRRPSPRLADGEITHIERVVPDADLALRQWEAYVDVFRLRGWEVIPVDPADDYADGVFVEDTVVMFGDVAVLTRPGADSRRGEIDSTRAALERAGLPFLSIEAPGTLDGGDVLKVGRTVYVGATLRTNEAGIDQLSALLAPRGWDVVTVPITKVLHLKSGVTALPDGTVVGYEPLVDDTAAYPVFLPVPEEHGTAGVVLDPGTVLMSADAPQTAALYRDRGLEVVTTPITEFEKLEGCVTCLSVRVRD; the protein is encoded by the coding sequence ATGCCGCGCCTTCTCGTCCGCCGCCCGTCGCCCCGCCTCGCCGATGGCGAGATCACCCACATCGAGCGGGTCGTCCCCGACGCCGACCTCGCGCTTCGTCAATGGGAGGCGTATGTGGACGTCTTCCGGCTGCGCGGCTGGGAGGTGATCCCGGTCGATCCAGCCGACGACTACGCGGACGGAGTGTTCGTCGAGGACACCGTCGTCATGTTCGGCGACGTCGCGGTGCTCACTCGCCCCGGTGCGGATTCGCGGCGTGGCGAGATCGATTCGACACGGGCGGCGCTCGAGCGGGCCGGCCTCCCGTTCCTGTCGATCGAGGCGCCCGGCACACTCGACGGCGGCGACGTGCTCAAGGTCGGGCGCACCGTGTACGTGGGGGCGACCCTGCGGACCAACGAAGCCGGCATCGATCAGCTGAGCGCGCTCCTGGCTCCGCGAGGATGGGATGTCGTGACGGTGCCGATCACCAAAGTGCTGCACCTCAAGAGCGGGGTGACGGCCCTGCCCGACGGCACTGTCGTCGGGTACGAGCCGCTGGTGGACGACACCGCGGCGTACCCGGTGTTCCTGCCGGTGCCTGAAGAGCACGGCACGGCAGGCGTGGTGCTCGACCCCGGCACCGTGCTCATGTCTGCCGACGCTCCGCAGACCGCAGCGCTGTACCGCGATCGCGGCCTCGAGGTCGTGACGACGCCGATCACCGAGTTCGAGAAGCTCGAGGGCTGCGTGACCTGCCTGTCGGTCCGAGTCCGCGACTGA
- a CDS encoding APC family permease, with translation MTDLGKQLLRRKPIIFQHKHHPGEELKRNLGTFQLMMFGVGATIGTGIFFVLSESIPLAGPAVIISFLLAAVAAGLAALCYAELSSSIPVSGSSYSFTYHALGEGAAILVGGCVLLEYGVAVSAVAVGWSGYFNELLDHLFGWQLPQELSASFVPGDDGAATGGIINLPAVVLVLLCMLLLIRGASESATINAVMVCIKLGVLAMFIVIGFSAFNADHFSNFFAQASGISGAAGVIFFSYIGLDAVATASEEVRNPQKAIPRAIIGALLIVTVFYVLVAVAGLAAQPVEWFSTPEAGEAGLAKIMELVTGTPIWATILAAGAVISVFSVTLVTLYGQTRILFSIARDGMVSKKFLTVSLKTGTPVFNTVVVSILVAIIAGFVPSDYLWDSVSFGTLVAFSVVAISLMVLRRRRPDLERPFRVPLYPVVPILTVLVCVYVLVSLRPITWVICVSWLAIVFVFYLFYGRKNATLSHYTSDEEISEPIHPEAEV, from the coding sequence ATGACCGATCTCGGAAAGCAGCTGCTCCGTCGTAAGCCCATCATCTTCCAGCACAAGCATCATCCGGGCGAGGAACTCAAACGGAACCTGGGCACCTTCCAGCTCATGATGTTCGGGGTCGGCGCCACCATCGGCACCGGCATCTTCTTCGTGCTGAGCGAGTCGATACCGCTCGCCGGGCCGGCCGTCATCATCTCGTTCCTCCTCGCAGCCGTCGCCGCCGGGCTGGCAGCGCTGTGCTACGCGGAGCTCTCCTCATCGATCCCGGTGAGCGGCTCGAGCTACTCGTTCACGTACCACGCACTCGGCGAGGGCGCGGCGATCCTCGTCGGCGGATGCGTGCTGCTCGAGTACGGCGTGGCCGTTTCGGCGGTCGCCGTCGGGTGGAGCGGATACTTCAACGAGCTGCTGGACCACCTGTTCGGATGGCAGTTGCCGCAGGAGCTCTCCGCCTCTTTCGTTCCCGGCGACGACGGCGCGGCGACCGGTGGCATCATCAACCTGCCTGCGGTCGTGCTGGTGCTGCTGTGCATGCTGCTCCTCATCCGAGGCGCCTCGGAGTCCGCCACGATCAACGCGGTCATGGTGTGCATCAAGCTCGGCGTGCTGGCGATGTTCATCGTCATCGGGTTCTCCGCGTTCAACGCCGACCACTTCTCGAACTTCTTCGCGCAGGCATCCGGCATCAGCGGGGCGGCCGGAGTCATCTTCTTCTCCTATATAGGTCTGGATGCGGTCGCAACGGCGAGCGAGGAGGTGCGGAACCCGCAGAAGGCGATTCCCCGCGCGATCATCGGGGCGCTGCTCATCGTCACGGTCTTCTACGTGCTGGTGGCCGTCGCGGGGCTCGCGGCGCAGCCCGTGGAGTGGTTCTCCACCCCCGAGGCGGGTGAGGCCGGCCTCGCCAAGATCATGGAGCTCGTGACCGGCACTCCGATCTGGGCGACGATCCTCGCCGCCGGCGCGGTCATCTCGGTCTTCTCCGTGACCCTCGTGACGCTGTACGGCCAGACCCGCATCCTGTTCTCGATCGCCCGCGACGGCATGGTCTCCAAGAAGTTCCTCACCGTCAGCTTGAAGACCGGCACCCCGGTCTTCAACACCGTGGTCGTCTCGATCCTCGTGGCGATCATCGCGGGCTTCGTACCCTCCGACTATCTCTGGGACAGCGTCTCCTTCGGAACGCTGGTCGCGTTCAGCGTCGTCGCCATCTCGCTGATGGTGCTGCGGCGCCGACGCCCTGATCTGGAGCGTCCGTTCAGAGTTCCGCTGTACCCGGTGGTGCCGATCCTGACGGTCCTCGTGTGCGTCTACGTGCTCGTGAGCCTGCGGCCGATCACCTGGGTCATCTGCGTGAGCTGGCTCGCCATCGTCTTCGTCTTCTATCTGTTCTACGGGCGCAAGAACGCCACGCTCAGTCACTACACCTCTGACGAAGAGATCTCGGAGCCGATCCACCCGGAGGCGGAGGTATGA
- a CDS encoding sugar phosphate isomerase/epimerase family protein: protein MKATPGGVRLGATREAGTTTMPNQQRYGAGIWHFATYVDRYATDGYGDPRSILDAIDLAGQVRDLSVVDLNYPFFGGEFSNEQVGEALERNGLSVIGITPEIYTRTFAKGSFTNPDAGVRRLAHELITEAAGVVRHFGADYVKLWPGQDGWDYPFQVDHHSLWKASLDGVAELASDNPDLKFVIEYKPREPRVHMSFDSVSRTLLGIERIGLPNVGILLDFGHSLFGGESPADAAQLAIDYGRLFGMDVNDNLRGWDDDLVAGTIHPIELFEFFYTLDKNDWHGVWQLDQFPFREDSVEAANTAIDFLKLIQRALGKLDVDGIREAQSNHDALTALKLAQKALFSSY from the coding sequence ATGAAGGCCACCCCGGGCGGTGTCAGGCTGGGAGCGACGAGAGAAGCGGGGACCACGACGATGCCGAACCAGCAGCGCTACGGCGCCGGAATCTGGCACTTCGCGACGTACGTCGACAGGTATGCGACGGACGGCTACGGCGACCCCCGGTCGATCCTCGACGCCATCGATCTCGCCGGCCAGGTCCGCGATCTCTCCGTCGTCGACCTCAACTATCCGTTCTTCGGCGGGGAGTTCAGCAATGAGCAGGTCGGCGAGGCGCTCGAGCGCAACGGCTTGAGCGTGATCGGAATCACGCCTGAGATCTACACGCGCACATTCGCGAAGGGCTCCTTCACGAATCCGGATGCGGGTGTGCGCCGCCTCGCACACGAACTCATCACCGAAGCGGCCGGTGTCGTACGGCACTTCGGCGCAGACTATGTGAAGCTCTGGCCCGGTCAGGACGGCTGGGATTACCCATTTCAGGTCGATCACCACTCGCTGTGGAAGGCGTCGCTCGATGGAGTCGCGGAGCTGGCGTCCGACAACCCCGACCTCAAATTCGTGATCGAGTACAAGCCACGCGAGCCGCGCGTGCACATGAGCTTCGACTCGGTCTCGCGCACGCTGCTCGGCATCGAGAGGATCGGTCTTCCGAATGTGGGCATCCTGCTCGACTTCGGGCACTCGCTCTTCGGCGGAGAGTCTCCGGCGGATGCGGCGCAGCTCGCGATCGACTATGGGCGACTCTTCGGCATGGACGTCAACGACAATCTCCGCGGCTGGGACGACGACCTGGTCGCAGGCACGATCCACCCCATCGAGCTCTTCGAGTTCTTCTACACGCTCGACAAGAACGATTGGCACGGGGTCTGGCAGCTCGACCAGTTCCCCTTCCGCGAAGACAGCGTCGAGGCCGCGAATACGGCGATCGACTTCTTGAAGCTCATCCAGCGTGCGCTCGGAAAGCTGGATGTCGATGGCATCCGCGAAGCCCAGTCGAACCATGACGCACTTACGGCGCTCAAGCTGGCACAGAAGGCCCTGTTCAGTTCGTACTGA
- a CDS encoding flavodoxin: protein MDDVINRRAFVRSGLLLTATVLGAVACTPTPSRETMPSSTPAPDSSPAPSPGSRVMLAYFSRPGENYHYGDRIDLEVGNTQVVAEMIADAITVDVFRIEAADPYPDDYEQTVQRNVQEENDDARPEIASPLPDLSDYAIVLLGSPVWNVQTPMIMRTFVENVDLAGKTVHPFATYAVSGMGRVRTDYAQLLPGVTVTEGLAVQGEVASQARPNVDAWLRQLGLLGA from the coding sequence ATGGACGACGTGATCAACCGCCGCGCCTTCGTACGCTCCGGCCTGCTGCTGACTGCCACAGTCCTCGGCGCGGTCGCCTGCACACCCACCCCATCGAGAGAGACCATGCCCAGCAGCACCCCCGCACCGGATTCCTCGCCCGCACCGAGCCCCGGCAGCCGGGTGATGCTGGCATACTTCTCGCGTCCGGGCGAGAACTACCACTACGGAGACCGGATCGACCTCGAGGTTGGCAACACTCAGGTCGTGGCAGAGATGATCGCCGATGCCATCACGGTCGACGTGTTCCGTATCGAGGCGGCCGACCCGTACCCGGACGACTACGAGCAGACCGTGCAGCGAAACGTTCAGGAGGAGAACGACGACGCGCGTCCGGAGATCGCAAGTCCTCTCCCTGACCTGTCGGACTACGCGATCGTCCTGTTGGGGTCGCCGGTCTGGAACGTGCAGACTCCGATGATCATGCGTACTTTCGTCGAGAACGTCGACCTCGCCGGCAAGACCGTGCATCCGTTCGCCACGTACGCGGTGAGCGGCATGGGCCGAGTTCGCACCGACTACGCGCAGCTTCTCCCTGGTGTCACCGTCACCGAGGGACTGGCGGTGCAAGGCGAAGTGGCGTCGCAGGCGAGACCGAATGTGGATGCCTGGCTGCGGCAATTGGGCCTGCTGGGCGCCTGA
- a CDS encoding oxidoreductase — translation MTTWLITGCSTGLGRALASAVLAHGDSAVVTARDVAKVQDLADAYPDTALALPLDVTDAAEIAVAVDAGTERFGAIDVLVNNAGYGYRAAVEEGDEAEVRELFDTHFFGSVATVKAVLPQMRARRSGTIVNLSSIGARLTPAGSGYYAAVKSAIEGLTGSLRKELEPLGITVLVIEPGGFRTDFAGRSLTQTATVIPDYADTAGRRRKENDPTHGTQPGDPEKAAQVILQVVESGRAPEVLVLGKDAVSAYRSALEAHLTSLEEWRDLTENTTFDGH, via the coding sequence ATGACGACATGGCTCATCACAGGATGCTCCACGGGACTCGGACGAGCCCTCGCCTCGGCGGTACTCGCCCACGGCGATAGCGCGGTCGTCACCGCGCGGGATGTGGCGAAGGTCCAGGACCTCGCCGACGCGTACCCGGACACCGCACTCGCGCTCCCCCTCGACGTCACCGACGCGGCAGAGATCGCAGTCGCTGTGGATGCCGGCACCGAACGGTTCGGCGCGATCGACGTGCTCGTCAACAACGCGGGCTACGGCTACCGCGCAGCCGTCGAGGAGGGCGACGAGGCGGAGGTGCGCGAACTGTTCGACACGCATTTCTTCGGGTCGGTCGCCACCGTCAAGGCTGTGCTTCCGCAGATGCGCGCCCGTCGTTCGGGCACGATCGTCAACCTGTCGTCCATCGGCGCTCGACTCACTCCTGCAGGCTCGGGCTACTACGCGGCCGTGAAGTCAGCGATCGAAGGACTGACAGGATCGCTGCGAAAGGAGCTCGAGCCACTCGGCATCACCGTGCTCGTGATCGAACCCGGTGGGTTCCGCACCGATTTCGCGGGACGCTCGCTCACCCAGACGGCAACCGTCATCCCGGACTACGCCGACACGGCCGGCCGCAGGCGGAAAGAGAACGACCCGACCCACGGCACGCAGCCGGGCGACCCCGAAAAGGCCGCGCAGGTCATCCTCCAGGTCGTCGAATCGGGTCGCGCACCGGAGGTGCTCGTGCTCGGCAAGGACGCGGTCAGTGCATACCGCAGCGCGTTGGAGGCGCATCTCACCTCGTTGGAAGAGTGGCGCGACCTCACGGAGAACACCACCTTCGACGGGCACTGA
- a CDS encoding ROK family protein, which yields MLPHLRLEVPPLSARVSPATIASTLARLIASGSATTKADLVRTTGLARTTVDTGLRALFELGAVRLQGFRASIGRGRPAEVIEIDPSFGVIVVLDFTAHNVRISIADLGQQIHAQSDVPVSFCDGPAAVLDGILAQTDQMLEAAGLEERYRMTVVGMPGPVASREGSVVRPPIMPGWDGFPIAERVREVLGGGVLLVNDVNLRALGEARAIAAAGSMIYVKVGTGIGAGIIDADGRLVNGADGAAGDIGHIRKQGSTEICGCGSEGCLEAAASVTALVARAKPFVGDGPDATARFLMLLHDRDPRCVELVGESAAGIGEVLSMLVHVVNPARIVVGGALDEVSDDLLAGIRQVVYSRALPLATRNLTISHAALGREAGTAGGLVLGIEHAFDADRLDELLERRARALRLASHHPTAIRDVRPIMAQRDLVASR from the coding sequence ATGTTGCCGCACCTTCGACTCGAAGTACCCCCGCTGTCCGCGCGCGTGAGTCCCGCGACGATCGCCTCGACGCTCGCCCGTCTCATCGCCAGCGGAAGCGCGACAACCAAGGCGGATCTCGTCCGCACCACCGGTCTCGCACGCACGACCGTCGACACCGGGCTGCGCGCCCTGTTCGAACTGGGTGCCGTCAGACTGCAGGGCTTCAGAGCGTCGATCGGTCGCGGCCGGCCCGCCGAAGTCATCGAGATCGACCCGAGCTTCGGCGTGATCGTCGTGCTGGACTTCACCGCTCACAACGTCCGCATCTCGATCGCCGACCTGGGCCAGCAGATCCACGCGCAGAGTGACGTGCCGGTGAGCTTCTGCGACGGACCGGCCGCGGTGCTCGATGGGATCCTGGCCCAGACCGATCAGATGCTCGAGGCCGCGGGACTCGAAGAGCGCTACCGCATGACTGTGGTGGGGATGCCTGGGCCCGTCGCCTCGCGAGAAGGCAGCGTCGTGCGACCGCCCATCATGCCGGGCTGGGACGGGTTCCCGATCGCCGAGCGCGTGAGAGAGGTACTGGGCGGCGGCGTTCTGCTCGTCAACGATGTCAATCTTCGAGCGCTCGGCGAAGCCCGCGCCATCGCGGCCGCCGGCTCGATGATCTACGTCAAGGTCGGCACCGGGATCGGCGCGGGAATCATCGACGCTGATGGCCGCCTGGTCAACGGCGCGGACGGAGCCGCCGGTGACATCGGGCACATCCGCAAGCAGGGGTCGACCGAGATCTGCGGATGCGGCAGCGAAGGATGTCTCGAGGCCGCGGCATCCGTGACCGCGCTCGTTGCGCGCGCGAAGCCGTTCGTGGGCGACGGACCCGACGCGACAGCCCGGTTCCTGATGCTTCTTCATGACCGCGACCCGCGCTGCGTCGAACTCGTCGGCGAGAGCGCCGCCGGAATCGGCGAGGTGCTGTCGATGCTGGTCCATGTGGTGAATCCGGCTCGCATCGTGGTCGGCGGTGCACTCGACGAAGTCAGTGACGACCTCTTGGCGGGCATCCGCCAGGTGGTCTATTCGCGAGCACTCCCCCTCGCCACGAGGAATCTGACCATCTCGCATGCGGCCCTCGGCCGCGAGGCGGGTACCGCCGGCGGCCTGGTGCTGGGTATCGAGCACGCCTTCGACGCAGATCGGCTTGACGAGCTGCTCGAGCGTCGCGCACGCGCACTCCGACTCGCATCCCACCACCCGACGGCGATCCGCGACGTCCGTCCGATCATGGCGCAGCGCGACCTCGTCGCAAGTCGATAG
- a CDS encoding DUF4185 domain-containing protein, whose product MTLRPSPLVASVRDLGVQFSDNDLDITGQDAVTSVVLPGDETFWIFGDTVEGPFDTIRGFELTEVLSNTGAIVPLQDISHGVKTFRYLAEPSGARARQLIGFVAPEHRSTQRLWAIHGVHTGGHLYLYYHRITMDPTLDVFETFTLDGMGIARADADYRFERLTAPDGSHEWWKGDEPGFGVWVQPHGDHLYLWGSIQPESKSAGDMYLARVLPDRIEDLSAYEYLVQAPTLAEPDAPVRWSERFTPTACLFSHVPNEMSSSWNPYLGCFISLTTYQRDNILVIRTAPDLTGPWSEPEVVFRPERTSDEALFNAGKEHPEFAREGGKVTYMTFIDSTVYKPHLIEIAFA is encoded by the coding sequence ATGACGCTACGACCCAGCCCCCTGGTCGCATCGGTTCGCGATCTGGGCGTGCAATTCAGCGACAACGACCTCGACATCACCGGGCAGGATGCTGTCACATCCGTCGTGCTTCCTGGAGACGAGACGTTCTGGATCTTCGGGGACACCGTCGAGGGCCCCTTCGACACGATCCGTGGCTTCGAGCTGACCGAGGTCCTCTCGAACACGGGAGCGATCGTGCCGCTGCAGGACATCTCGCACGGCGTGAAGACGTTTCGCTACCTGGCAGAGCCGAGTGGCGCGCGAGCGCGCCAGCTGATCGGCTTCGTCGCACCCGAGCACAGATCGACCCAGCGGTTGTGGGCGATCCACGGCGTCCACACCGGCGGCCATCTGTACCTGTACTACCACCGCATCACCATGGACCCCACGCTCGACGTCTTCGAGACCTTCACCCTCGACGGCATGGGAATCGCCCGCGCCGACGCCGACTATCGGTTCGAGCGGCTGACCGCGCCCGACGGCAGTCACGAGTGGTGGAAGGGCGACGAGCCCGGTTTCGGAGTCTGGGTGCAGCCGCACGGCGACCACCTGTATCTGTGGGGGTCCATTCAGCCGGAGTCGAAGTCGGCGGGCGACATGTACCTGGCGCGGGTGCTGCCCGACCGGATCGAGGATCTGTCCGCCTACGAGTACCTGGTTCAGGCGCCGACCCTGGCCGAGCCCGACGCGCCGGTGCGATGGTCCGAGAGGTTCACCCCGACCGCCTGTCTGTTCTCCCATGTCCCCAACGAGATGTCCTCGTCGTGGAACCCGTACCTGGGGTGCTTCATCTCGCTCACCACCTACCAGCGTGACAACATCCTCGTGATCCGCACCGCGCCCGATCTGACGGGCCCGTGGAGCGAGCCCGAGGTGGTTTTCCGCCCCGAGCGCACGTCGGATGAGGCTCTCTTCAACGCCGGCAAGGAGCATCCGGAATTCGCCCGCGAGGGCGGGAAGGTCACCTACATGACCTTCATCGACTCCACCGTCTATAAGCCGCACCTGATCGAGATCGCTTTCGCCTGA
- a CDS encoding universal stress protein: MTYVVGYGPHKHDRGAIELACQLATSLPEPVVAVSVVPRGWGTPVAAGTDREFEQWAAGEGEDSAALATADLAQHPDVESSAIWVAGRSVPQTLLEQTVARDASILVVGSGGDAEPGRIRLTSKTERLVHSSTVPVAIAPWGYRTSGGVTRITVAFRDDDASWSLLTRVAEISRNASAKLRVVTFLVSPSKRPVTSTVTHAETQVIDLWAVQAASAQAEAADHLKSMGLTGDSVHLHIAEGADWGAAIGSVDWSEGDVLVLGSSSTHRLAQVFLGSSASKIVRHAPVPVVIVPGTAIA, encoded by the coding sequence ATGACATACGTCGTGGGGTACGGCCCGCACAAGCACGATCGCGGTGCCATAGAGCTCGCCTGCCAACTGGCGACCTCCCTCCCCGAACCGGTGGTCGCCGTGTCGGTCGTGCCCCGAGGCTGGGGAACGCCTGTGGCAGCGGGCACCGATCGGGAATTCGAGCAATGGGCCGCCGGAGAGGGCGAGGACAGCGCGGCGCTCGCCACGGCGGACCTCGCGCAGCATCCCGATGTCGAGAGTTCCGCGATCTGGGTGGCCGGCCGGTCGGTGCCGCAGACGCTCCTCGAACAGACAGTCGCGAGGGATGCCTCGATCCTGGTGGTGGGATCGGGTGGCGACGCCGAACCCGGCCGCATCCGCCTCACATCGAAGACGGAACGGCTGGTTCATTCGTCGACCGTGCCCGTGGCCATCGCCCCGTGGGGATACCGCACCTCGGGTGGGGTGACGCGGATCACCGTCGCCTTCCGAGACGACGATGCGAGCTGGTCGCTCCTCACCCGTGTCGCCGAGATTAGCCGGAACGCGTCAGCGAAGCTGCGCGTTGTCACGTTTCTCGTGAGCCCTTCGAAGCGCCCTGTCACCAGCACCGTCACCCACGCGGAGACCCAGGTCATCGACTTGTGGGCGGTGCAGGCCGCCTCCGCACAGGCCGAAGCCGCCGACCACCTGAAGTCCATGGGCCTCACCGGCGACAGCGTTCACCTGCACATCGCGGAGGGAGCGGACTGGGGTGCTGCGATCGGCTCGGTCGACTGGTCCGAGGGCGACGTGCTGGTGCTGGGCTCGTCGTCGACGCATCGGCTGGCACAGGTCTTCCTCGGTTCGAGCGCGTCGAAGATCGTCCGGCACGCGCCGGTGCCGGTCGTGATCGTTCCGGGCACCGCGATCGCGTAA